Below is a genomic region from Streptomyces sp. NBC_00461.
GTGAGCGGTGTCGACAGGGTGGTCCGGCGCGACGAGGCGGTGCGGGCCGCCGTGGAACAGGGGCTGCTGGGGCCCGGCACGCCCCTCGTGGGGCTGCTGGACGTCGTCGGCATCCGGGAGTCGGCCACGGAACTGCGCACGGCGTTCGACGCGGTCACGGCGCCCGGTACACCGGTGCTGCACGCCTTCGCGGTGAAGGCGAGCCCGCTGGTGCCGGTGTTGCGGCTGCTGTACGAGGAGGGCATCGGCGCCGAGGTGGCGAGCCCGGGCGAGCTGGCGCTGACGCGGGCGGCGGGGGTGCCGCCGAACCGCACCGTGCTGGACTCGCCCGCGAAGACACCGGCCGAGTTGCGCGAGGCGCTGGCACTGGGCATCGCCGTCAACGCGGACAACCCGCAGGAGCTGGAGCGCATCGACGGCCTGATGCGGTCGGCCACAAGCCGCTCCCCGCTCGGGATCCGGGTGAATCCGCAGGTCGGCGGGGGTTCCATCGCGGCGACCTCGACCGCCACCCCGACCTCGAAGTTCGGGGTGGCGCTGCGGGACGAGGGGGCGCGGGAGTGGGTCGTACGGGCGTACGCGGACCGCCCGTGGCTCACACGGCTGCACGCGCACACCGGGTCCCAGGGCATGCCGCTCTCCCTGATGGCGCAGGGCGTGGCCGAGACGTACGCGCTCGCCGAGGAGATCAACCGGCGGATCGGACGGCCGCAGATCGACACGCTCGACATCGGCGGCGGGCTGCCGGTGAACTTCGGCTCGGACGAGACGACCCCGACGTACGCGCAGTACGCGCGGCTGCTGAGCGAGGCGGTGCCGGGGCTGTTCGGCGGCCGGTACGGACTGGTCACCGAGTTCGGGCGGTCGCTGCTGGCCAAGCACGGGACCGTGGTGGCCCGGGTGGAGTACGCCAAGAGCGCGGGCGGGCGGCCGGTCGCGGTCACGCACGCGGGCGTGCAGGTGGCGACGCGGACGGTGTACGCGCCGGGGTCCTGGCCGCTCAGGATCGCCGCGTACGACGGCAAGGGGCGGCCCAAGGAGGGGCCCCGGGTGGTGCAGGACGTCGCCGGGCCGGCCTGCTTCGCGGGCGACCTGCTGGCCGAGGGGCGGGCGCTGCCGCTGCTGGAGCAGGGGGACTACGCGGCGGCGCTGGACACGGGGGCGTACTACTTCGCGCACCACTACGCGTACAACTCCCTTGCCCGGCCCGGGATCCACGGCTTCGCGCCGGACGGTGCCGGGGGCGTGGCCTTCGCGACCGTACGGGAGCCGCAGAGCCTCGACGAGATCGTGGCCGAGTCGGGAGGGGAGCACGCGGGCTCGCTCACCACCCTCCGCGCCCCTGACCACCGTTGACGCACCTCGGCCTGATGTGGTGGTCAACTACTTCGAAATCAAGGCAAGTTGACCCACCTTAGTCCCCTGGCGCATGTTCCACCGGAAAATGCCAGATCCCTCACCCGTCGCGCACACGTTGCGTAGTTTCGGCGTCACTCAGCCGAACCGCAGGCGGGAGGGGAGCCGGTGCCTGGAATCGACGAGTGTCTGCTGGAAGCCATGCGACTGCCCGGTGCCAGGGGCGCCGCACTGATCGACTGGACCAGCGGACTGGCCCTGGGCACCGTCGGGGAGTCCCCCGGCGGCGACCAGGAGACGGCCGCGGTGGAGGCCGCCGAGATCGCCCGGCTGGCCGCCGAGCAGCACGCGTTCGCGCCCGACGACGCCGTCGAAGGCGGCGCGGCCGCCGACGCGGATCCGCCGGTCGAGGACCTGATCGTCAGCAACCGGGACAGCTATCACGTGCTGCGGTTCGTGGGGGCGTCCTTCGACGGCAGCCTGTTCCTGCATCTGTGGCTGGCCCGCGCCGAGGGCAA
It encodes:
- a CDS encoding diaminopimelate decarboxylase; the encoded protein is MNSGKDGRVSGVDRVVRRDEAVRAAVEQGLLGPGTPLVGLLDVVGIRESATELRTAFDAVTAPGTPVLHAFAVKASPLVPVLRLLYEEGIGAEVASPGELALTRAAGVPPNRTVLDSPAKTPAELREALALGIAVNADNPQELERIDGLMRSATSRSPLGIRVNPQVGGGSIAATSTATPTSKFGVALRDEGAREWVVRAYADRPWLTRLHAHTGSQGMPLSLMAQGVAETYALAEEINRRIGRPQIDTLDIGGGLPVNFGSDETTPTYAQYARLLSEAVPGLFGGRYGLVTEFGRSLLAKHGTVVARVEYAKSAGGRPVAVTHAGVQVATRTVYAPGSWPLRIAAYDGKGRPKEGPRVVQDVAGPACFAGDLLAEGRALPLLEQGDYAAALDTGAYYFAHHYAYNSLARPGIHGFAPDGAGGVAFATVREPQSLDEIVAESGGEHAGSLTTLRAPDHR